In Nonomuraea sp. NBC_00507, the following are encoded in one genomic region:
- a CDS encoding tyrosine-type recombinase/integrase, whose protein sequence is MGPAADPAGGHRPGLRRSQGAQGGALRPAPRRARLSLSPDLEAFRCLPLERQLALHHESHRFVSWLAVTGHLRPGADYLVARRPRLGTVLARTDPELHLRFMETARLLGFREPLAMTQFNLLAHLVALAGKPADQLRQADWDEGRRLLLEAARRIPNRGVKALSTSLFNLEATLFHCGLTNDLPRRRSPNRGNVRARQWSTVPATMAATMHHYLEQISGTLRSSTVKNAELTLREFALLITAEDPTVSCVAELQRRHIERYKGWLLERPAARGGPLHRHTVRDRLGTLRTFLRRLDEWDADDRPARQLVFDSDMPIADEPLPRFLDDAAAAKLLAAARQDPDPFARLAIEILARTGMRRSEMLGLTIDAVVQIGSAYWLRVPVGKMHTDRYVPLHPQLKALLDDWLQQRPEGLRSNLLFTDHGRPVNASRIEAAVRNAADRAGLGRVTPHQLRHTLATQAINRGMSLEAIAALLGHRSLSMTRVYARIADRTVADEYFAVTEKVEALYDAPRQLPADAEGSEMAKLRREMHRRMLGNGYCARPVEMDCHFESICESCTFFVTTIEFRPTLERQRDDAAAKGQVAREQIFNGLLNRLDGQAS, encoded by the coding sequence GTGGGACCTGCGGCCGACCCGGCTGGAGGACACCGCCCCGGGCTCCGTCGCTCTCAAGGAGCTCAAGGCGGCGCGCTACGACCTGCTCCTCGTCGGGCACGCCTATCCCTCTCACCCGACCTGGAGGCGTTCCGCTGCCTGCCGCTGGAGCGACAGCTGGCCCTTCATCACGAGAGCCACCGGTTCGTCAGCTGGCTGGCCGTCACCGGGCACCTGCGGCCCGGAGCGGACTACCTGGTGGCCCGGCGGCCACGGCTGGGCACCGTACTGGCCCGCACCGACCCCGAGCTGCACCTGCGGTTCATGGAAACCGCTCGCCTTCTCGGCTTTCGCGAGCCGCTGGCGATGACCCAGTTCAATCTGCTCGCCCACCTGGTGGCCCTGGCCGGCAAGCCAGCCGATCAGCTCCGGCAAGCCGACTGGGACGAAGGACGGCGGCTGTTGCTGGAAGCCGCACGCCGCATCCCCAACCGCGGGGTGAAGGCGCTGTCGACGTCGTTGTTCAACCTGGAGGCCACACTCTTCCACTGCGGGCTTACCAACGACCTGCCACGTCGCCGCTCGCCCAACCGTGGCAATGTCCGGGCGCGGCAGTGGTCGACCGTCCCGGCCACGATGGCAGCGACGATGCACCACTACCTGGAGCAGATCAGCGGAACCCTGCGATCGAGCACCGTGAAGAACGCCGAACTGACTCTGCGCGAGTTCGCATTGCTCATCACGGCCGAGGACCCAACGGTGAGCTGCGTGGCCGAGCTGCAGCGTCGACACATCGAACGCTACAAGGGCTGGCTGCTGGAACGACCGGCCGCACGCGGCGGTCCGCTGCACCGGCACACGGTCCGCGATCGGCTGGGCACGCTGCGGACCTTCCTGCGGCGCCTGGATGAGTGGGATGCCGACGATCGCCCTGCTCGACAGCTGGTCTTCGACAGCGACATGCCCATCGCCGATGAGCCACTCCCGCGGTTCCTCGACGACGCCGCAGCCGCCAAGCTGCTGGCCGCCGCCAGGCAAGACCCCGACCCATTCGCGCGGCTGGCGATCGAGATCCTGGCCCGCACCGGGATGCGGCGCAGCGAGATGCTCGGCCTCACCATCGACGCCGTCGTCCAGATCGGCTCCGCCTACTGGCTGCGGGTTCCGGTGGGCAAGATGCACACCGACCGCTACGTTCCCCTGCATCCCCAGCTCAAAGCGCTGCTGGACGACTGGCTGCAGCAACGGCCCGAAGGATTGCGCTCGAACCTGCTGTTCACCGACCACGGCCGCCCCGTCAACGCCTCCCGCATCGAAGCCGCCGTCCGCAACGCCGCCGACCGCGCCGGCCTGGGCCGAGTCACCCCGCACCAACTCCGGCACACGCTCGCCACCCAGGCAATCAACCGGGGCATGTCGCTAGAGGCCATCGCCGCGCTACTCGGGCACCGATCTCTGTCCATGACCCGCGTCTATGCCCGCATCGCCGATCGAACCGTCGCCGACGAGTACTTCGCGGTCACCGAGAAGGTCGAGGCCCTCTACGACGCCCCGCGCCAGCTACCAGCCGACGCCGAGGGCAGCGAGATGGCCAAGCTCCGCCGGGAGATGCACCGCCGGATGCTCGGCAACGGCTACTGCGCCCGCCCCGTCGAGATGGACTGCCACTTCGAGTCCATCTGCGAGTCCTGCACCTTCTTCGTCACCACCATCGAGTTTCGGCCCACCCTCGAACGTCAACGCGACGACGCCGCGGCCAAGGGGCAAGTCGCCCGCGAACAGATCTTCAATGGCCTACTCAATCGACTCGACGGACAGGCGTCGTGA
- a CDS encoding amylo-alpha-1,6-glucosidase — MPDLRERPFTDRGSRLLVMAADDGSLWIARALYETRLADATVLTGLRILSGSGELPVLRVLPDRVEFAAGVAMAFAGPDTLVLTGAGARAVWDGGEADIDGCVTLVGPDREPHDAAAVLGAAAARWRDWFARMPAVPADLRERAEDAWWTLAVNLVRIQDREALVPSKNGYVGLWNWDSYFHAIALRHTDPALAREQIRILLDNQRPDGLIPDVVHDHGVLAETTDLPRSDLVRLAAHVGGEPIGDVVPVTKPPLIAWAVWKIHEANPDPDFLAEVYEPLARSQEWWFSHSDPDGDGLAEYLHPYSSGLDDSPIWDAGPRAEPPDLNAYLALQYDRLGDIAQALGKDAAPWRARAQALVDRVIARRWNGTRFVTVVGGREAGVRTPLELMPLFTGRLPAGIADRLVADLRSPSFWAEHPVPTVAFDDPRFDPEAMWRGPVWLNVNYLLIDGLRRSGHQGTAAELRERTLAMVRDGGGLHEYWNPLTGRRAGRATTAFGWSAALFLDLAQEG; from the coding sequence ATGCCGGACCTGCGCGAACGCCCGTTCACCGACCGCGGCTCGCGGCTGCTGGTGATGGCGGCGGACGACGGCTCGCTCTGGATCGCCAGAGCGCTGTACGAGACCAGGCTCGCCGACGCGACGGTGCTCACCGGCCTGCGGATCCTTTCGGGGAGCGGCGAGCTGCCGGTGCTGCGGGTGCTGCCGGACCGCGTGGAGTTCGCGGCCGGCGTGGCCATGGCCTTCGCGGGACCGGACACGCTCGTCCTGACCGGTGCGGGCGCGCGGGCCGTGTGGGACGGCGGCGAGGCCGACATCGACGGTTGCGTCACCCTCGTGGGCCCGGATCGCGAGCCGCACGACGCGGCGGCGGTGCTGGGCGCGGCCGCCGCACGGTGGCGCGACTGGTTCGCCCGCATGCCCGCCGTGCCTGCGGACCTGCGCGAACGAGCGGAGGACGCGTGGTGGACGCTGGCGGTGAACCTGGTGCGGATCCAGGACCGAGAGGCACTCGTCCCCTCCAAGAACGGCTACGTCGGCCTGTGGAACTGGGACTCCTACTTCCACGCCATCGCGCTCCGGCACACCGACCCCGCCCTGGCCAGGGAGCAGATCCGCATCCTGCTCGACAACCAGCGCCCCGACGGCCTGATCCCCGATGTGGTCCACGACCACGGCGTGCTGGCCGAGACCACCGACCTGCCCCGCTCCGACCTGGTCAGGTTGGCCGCCCACGTGGGCGGCGAGCCGATCGGGGACGTCGTCCCCGTCACCAAGCCGCCGCTTATCGCCTGGGCGGTGTGGAAGATCCACGAGGCGAACCCCGACCCCGACTTTCTCGCCGAGGTCTACGAGCCGCTGGCCCGCTCCCAGGAGTGGTGGTTCAGTCACTCCGACCCGGACGGCGACGGCCTGGCCGAGTACCTGCACCCGTACTCGTCCGGCCTGGACGACAGCCCCATCTGGGACGCCGGCCCCCGCGCCGAGCCGCCCGACCTGAATGCCTACCTCGCTCTCCAGTACGACCGCCTGGGCGATATCGCGCAGGCGCTCGGCAAGGATGCCGCACCGTGGCGGGCCAGGGCGCAGGCGCTGGTGGACCGCGTGATCGCGCGCCGGTGGAACGGCACGAGGTTCGTCACCGTGGTCGGCGGGCGCGAGGCGGGCGTGCGCACCCCGCTGGAGTTGATGCCGCTCTTCACCGGGAGGCTCCCCGCCGGGATCGCGGACCGGCTCGTCGCCGACCTACGCTCGCCCAGTTTCTGGGCCGAGCACCCGGTGCCGACCGTCGCCTTCGACGACCCGAGATTCGACCCCGAGGCCATGTGGCGCGGACCGGTCTGGCTGAACGTCAACTACCTGCTCATCGACGGCCTGCGCCGCTCGGGGCATCAGGGTACGGCCGCCGAATTACGCGAGCGCACGCTGGCCATGGTCCGCGACGGTGGCGGTCTCCACGAGTACTGGAACCCGCTGACCGGCCGCCGCGCGGGCCGCGCGACGACCGCCTTCGGCTGGTCGGCCGCCCTCTTCCTGGACCTCGCCCAGGAGGGCTGA
- a CDS encoding carbohydrate ABC transporter permease encodes MRPRQVALHAALTLGGLAMLFPFVWMLLTSFKGVRQMLNNPLDWLPDPWRWENYPDALGAMPFGAAYWNSFYIAALNVTLTLLTSAMAAYAFARIRFRGSGVLFLVFLATQMVPAQVTVVPLYLMLATFGWIDSHLSLIVPSIANPFAVFLLRQFIRAVPVELEEAARIDGAGRWRCFWNIVLPNIRPGLGALGIIAFLASWNAFFFPLIFLNSPELATVPLLLSQFSGQHTAVDYGLILAASAIAVVPTLIAFLIGQRKIINSMAASGLGGR; translated from the coding sequence ATGCGACCCAGGCAGGTAGCCCTGCACGCCGCGCTCACCCTCGGTGGGCTGGCGATGCTGTTCCCGTTCGTCTGGATGCTGCTGACGTCGTTCAAGGGCGTGCGGCAGATGCTGAACAACCCGCTCGACTGGCTGCCCGACCCGTGGCGCTGGGAGAACTACCCCGACGCGCTCGGCGCGATGCCGTTCGGCGCCGCGTACTGGAACAGCTTCTACATCGCCGCGCTGAACGTCACACTCACGCTGCTGACCTCGGCCATGGCCGCCTACGCCTTCGCCCGGATCAGGTTCCGCGGCTCCGGCGTGCTGTTCCTGGTGTTCCTGGCCACCCAAATGGTGCCCGCGCAGGTGACGGTCGTGCCGCTCTACCTGATGCTGGCCACGTTCGGCTGGATCGACTCGCACCTGTCGCTCATCGTGCCGAGCATCGCGAACCCGTTCGCGGTGTTCCTGCTGCGCCAGTTCATCAGGGCCGTGCCCGTGGAACTGGAGGAGGCCGCCAGGATCGACGGGGCGGGCCGCTGGCGCTGCTTCTGGAACATCGTGCTGCCGAACATCCGCCCCGGCCTCGGCGCGCTCGGCATCATCGCCTTCCTGGCGTCCTGGAACGCCTTCTTCTTCCCCCTGATCTTCCTGAACTCGCCCGAGCTGGCCACGGTGCCGCTGCTGCTCAGCCAGTTCTCCGGCCAGCACACGGCCGTGGACTACGGGCTCATCCTGGCCGCCTCCGCGATCGCCGTCGTGCCGACGCTCATCGCCTTCCTCATTGGCCAGCGGAAGATCATCAACTCGATGGCCGCTTCCGGCCTGGGAGGTCGCTGA
- a CDS encoding carbohydrate ABC transporter permease, which produces MTVLTRARPRAVHQARPVRNRDGWWAAFFLAPQVAALLVFLAFPLGFAVVLAFMRWDGLGQKEWAGFDNFAAQLSDPEFGLAVWNTVKLALLTVPFGLGLALLIAVALNNVKGGGFYRVLYFLPVVTSSVAVALMWQIILAGNDYGVLNASLERWFGISAPDWLGDPGWVIVAIAVVTIWSSLGLNVVIFLAGLQTIPLQIVEAARMDGADSLRIFRSITLPLLSPTIFFSTVVAVISSFQAFDQIYVLVDPEDNEGAKTIVYQVYELGFKDFQFGMSSAAALILLVLTLLVTLVQFAAQKRLVHYDS; this is translated from the coding sequence GTGACCGTCCTCACCCGGGCCCGGCCCCGCGCGGTCCACCAGGCGCGGCCCGTGCGCAACCGCGACGGCTGGTGGGCCGCGTTCTTCCTCGCGCCGCAGGTCGCCGCACTGCTGGTGTTCCTCGCCTTCCCGCTCGGCTTCGCCGTTGTGCTGGCGTTCATGCGCTGGGACGGGCTCGGGCAGAAGGAATGGGCCGGCTTCGACAACTTCGCCGCCCAGCTCTCCGATCCGGAGTTCGGGCTGGCCGTGTGGAACACGGTCAAGCTGGCGCTGCTGACCGTGCCCTTCGGGCTCGGCCTCGCGCTGCTCATCGCGGTCGCGCTGAACAACGTCAAGGGCGGCGGCTTCTACCGGGTGCTGTACTTCCTCCCAGTGGTCACCAGCTCGGTGGCCGTCGCGCTGATGTGGCAGATCATCCTGGCCGGCAACGACTACGGCGTGCTGAACGCGTCGCTGGAGCGCTGGTTCGGCATCAGCGCGCCTGACTGGCTCGGCGACCCCGGCTGGGTGATCGTGGCCATCGCCGTCGTGACGATCTGGTCGTCGCTCGGCCTCAACGTGGTGATCTTCCTGGCCGGGCTCCAGACGATCCCGCTGCAGATCGTCGAGGCCGCCCGCATGGACGGCGCGGACAGCCTGCGGATCTTCCGCTCGATCACGCTGCCGCTGCTCTCGCCGACGATCTTCTTCTCCACTGTCGTCGCGGTGATCAGCTCGTTCCAGGCCTTCGACCAGATCTACGTGCTGGTGGACCCCGAGGACAACGAGGGCGCGAAGACGATCGTCTACCAGGTCTACGAGCTGGGCTTCAAGGACTTCCAGTTCGGCATGAGCAGCGCCGCCGCGCTGATCCTCCTGGTCCTGACGCTGCTCGTGACGCTCGTCCAGTTCGCGGCGCAAAAGCGCCTCGTCCACTACGACTCGTGA
- a CDS encoding ABC transporter substrate-binding protein — translation MNRALAVLGILAVATTACSGSGKAPGVSSGSGPVTIRWSTWGSAEDIKLYEKFTEDFEQRHPDIKLKLEPVAKYEDYHPKLLAQLTSKTAPDVFFVGDDNIGKFVSAGVLTPLNDKLAGPSSKSKPEDFFEGIYGGAKKDGQIYGVPNDTNPEVLWFDKKALKDAGITEDPAALNEAGRWTMATYLDMNAKLKAAGKAGSIFWNWYGSTYSMINGFGGKVWDGGKFVATTDPKARAALQALTKGYQDKTFLSADLLPDSNGPSTQFLKHKAGFYAGGRWVIDSLKKGGELGDYDIVPFPSQTGRPMPGAVAASYLALNKDTKLPEQAFTFLTEFVSKEGQLIRLKDGGAVPSVKGAEQIVLAGGYPAHAQTFLDVRDTGFANYPEEVAVPGLTADINEHLMKVWTGKVGFDEGMTQLQKLVDGKLG, via the coding sequence ATGAACCGTGCCCTGGCAGTCCTGGGCATCCTCGCCGTCGCGACGACCGCGTGCAGCGGCAGCGGGAAGGCCCCAGGAGTGAGCAGCGGATCCGGCCCGGTCACCATCCGCTGGTCCACCTGGGGATCGGCCGAGGACATCAAGCTCTACGAGAAGTTCACCGAGGACTTCGAGCAGCGCCACCCCGACATCAAGCTCAAGCTGGAGCCGGTCGCCAAGTACGAGGACTACCACCCCAAACTGCTCGCCCAGCTCACCAGCAAGACCGCCCCCGACGTGTTCTTCGTGGGCGACGACAACATCGGCAAGTTCGTCTCCGCCGGGGTGCTGACCCCGCTCAACGACAAGCTGGCCGGTCCCTCCTCCAAGAGCAAGCCCGAGGACTTCTTCGAGGGCATCTACGGCGGCGCCAAGAAGGACGGCCAGATCTACGGCGTCCCCAACGACACCAACCCCGAGGTGCTCTGGTTCGACAAGAAGGCGCTCAAGGACGCCGGGATCACCGAGGACCCTGCCGCGCTCAATGAGGCCGGACGGTGGACCATGGCCACGTACCTCGACATGAACGCCAAGCTCAAGGCCGCGGGCAAGGCCGGGTCGATCTTCTGGAACTGGTACGGCTCCACGTACTCCATGATCAACGGCTTCGGTGGGAAGGTCTGGGACGGCGGCAAGTTCGTCGCCACCACCGACCCCAAGGCGCGCGCGGCCCTGCAGGCTCTGACCAAGGGCTACCAGGACAAGACCTTCCTCAGCGCCGACTTGCTGCCCGACAGCAACGGTCCGAGCACGCAGTTCCTCAAGCACAAGGCCGGCTTCTACGCCGGAGGCCGGTGGGTGATCGACTCCCTGAAGAAGGGCGGCGAGCTGGGCGACTACGACATCGTGCCGTTCCCCTCGCAGACCGGCCGACCCATGCCCGGCGCGGTGGCCGCCTCCTACCTGGCGCTCAACAAGGACACCAAGCTGCCCGAGCAGGCGTTCACCTTCCTCACCGAGTTCGTCAGCAAGGAGGGCCAGCTCATCAGGCTCAAGGACGGCGGTGCCGTGCCGTCAGTGAAGGGCGCTGAGCAGATCGTCCTCGCCGGCGGCTACCCCGCCCACGCCCAGACCTTCCTTGACGTACGCGACACCGGCTTCGCGAATTACCCCGAGGAGGTCGCCGTGCCCGGCCTCACTGCCGACATCAACGAGCATCTGATGAAGGTGTGGACCGGCAAGGTCGGCTTCGACGAGGGCATGACGCAGCTCCAGAAGCTCGTCGACGGCAAGCTGGGCTAG
- a CDS encoding SDR family NAD(P)-dependent oxidoreductase: MKTLDGKVAIVTGGASGIGRATALLFAREGARVVVADIDAAGADATVAQIVAEAGDATAVAVRADVSDPEDCRRVVGAAVETFGGLHVLFNNAGIIRRTTALDLAVEEWDRVMAVNVRSVFLMCKHAIPAMTQGGSIVNTGSGWGLKGGGNAISYCASKAAVVNMTRALAIDHAKAGIRVNSVNPGDTDTPMLRDEARQLGEDWAAFQSDAADRPMGRAGTPDEIAQAVLFLASDAASYITGSALVVDGGGLA, encoded by the coding sequence ATGAAGACGCTCGACGGCAAGGTCGCGATCGTCACGGGCGGCGCCTCGGGCATCGGGCGGGCCACCGCCCTGCTCTTCGCCAGAGAGGGCGCCCGGGTGGTGGTCGCCGACATCGATGCGGCCGGCGCGGACGCCACCGTGGCGCAGATCGTCGCGGAGGCGGGAGACGCGACCGCCGTGGCGGTGCGGGCCGACGTTTCCGACCCCGAAGACTGCCGACGCGTCGTCGGCGCCGCCGTCGAGACCTTCGGCGGCCTGCACGTCCTGTTCAACAACGCGGGCATCATCCGCCGCACCACCGCGCTCGACCTCGCCGTCGAGGAGTGGGACCGCGTCATGGCGGTCAACGTCCGTTCGGTCTTCCTGATGTGCAAGCACGCCATCCCGGCGATGACCCAGGGCGGCTCGATCGTGAACACGGGGTCGGGATGGGGCCTCAAGGGCGGCGGCAACGCCATCTCGTACTGCGCCTCCAAGGCCGCCGTGGTCAACATGACCCGCGCGCTCGCCATCGACCACGCCAAGGCCGGCATCCGGGTCAACTCCGTCAACCCTGGAGACACCGACACGCCCATGCTGCGCGACGAGGCCCGCCAGCTAGGCGAGGACTGGGCCGCCTTCCAGTCCGACGCGGCAGACCGGCCGATGGGTCGCGCGGGCACCCCGGACGAGATCGCCCAGGCCGTGCTCTTCCTGGCCAGTGACGCGGCCAGCTACATCACCGGGTCCGCCCTCGTCGTCGACGGCGGCGGGCTCGCCTGA
- a CDS encoding ATP-NAD kinase family protein: protein MARLRPQAPVMTGAAVVGLVVNPVAGLGGTAGLKGSDGVEVQRAALARGATPRAGERAARAVRTLMARRPGIRVLTVPGQMGEDSARAAGVPCDLIRTPSADRSAGAASGWSAAGTSAEDTRRAVAALAGVDLLLFAGGDGTARDVLDAVRALGGQAPPVLGVPAGVKVYSGCFAVSPAAAGFVAAEFDPARTAEAEVVDLDEDAYRRGLVSPRLYGSLRVPAVRTALSGRKAGSSGVASATAEGVAREVVARMRLGVRYVLGPGATTRAVGRALGLATTLLGVDVVERTPEGGRGGRLVAADVAETELFGLVSGKESVLVLSVVGGQGFVLGRGNQQVSPRVLDAVLDGGRFGPGERLLVLATQQKLAALKGRPLLADSGDEDLDKKLGGHVQVITGYRESTIYRICAASEEFDR, encoded by the coding sequence GTGGCGCGCCTACGTCCGCAAGCACCTGTCATGACGGGCGCGGCGGTGGTCGGGCTGGTCGTCAACCCCGTCGCCGGTCTCGGCGGCACGGCCGGGCTCAAAGGCAGCGACGGCGTGGAGGTGCAGCGCGCGGCCCTGGCCAGGGGTGCCACGCCCCGGGCCGGCGAGCGGGCGGCGCGTGCTGTCCGCACGCTGATGGCCCGCCGTCCCGGCATCCGGGTGCTCACGGTGCCGGGCCAGATGGGCGAGGACAGCGCGCGCGCCGCCGGGGTCCCATGCGACCTGATCCGGACGCCGTCCGCTGACAGATCTGCCGGAGCGGCTTCCGGCTGGTCCGCCGCCGGGACGAGCGCGGAGGACACACGGCGCGCCGTGGCCGCGCTGGCCGGGGTGGACCTGCTGCTGTTCGCGGGCGGCGACGGGACGGCGCGCGACGTGCTCGACGCGGTCCGCGCGCTCGGTGGCCAGGCGCCGCCCGTGCTGGGCGTCCCGGCCGGGGTGAAGGTGTACTCCGGCTGCTTCGCCGTCAGCCCGGCCGCCGCCGGATTCGTCGCGGCGGAGTTCGACCCGGCGCGCACGGCCGAGGCCGAGGTGGTGGATCTCGACGAGGACGCCTACCGCCGCGGCCTGGTCAGCCCCCGGCTGTACGGCAGCCTGCGCGTCCCCGCTGTCCGCACCGCGCTGTCGGGGCGCAAGGCCGGGTCGTCCGGCGTGGCGTCCGCCACCGCCGAGGGCGTCGCACGGGAGGTCGTGGCCAGGATGCGGCTCGGCGTCCGTTACGTTCTTGGGCCGGGCGCCACCACGCGGGCCGTCGGTCGCGCGCTAGGCCTCGCCACCACGCTGCTCGGTGTGGACGTGGTCGAACGCACGCCCGAGGGCGGTCGTGGCGGCCGCCTGGTGGCGGCGGACGTCGCGGAGACCGAGCTGTTCGGCCTGGTCAGCGGCAAGGAGTCGGTGCTGGTTCTGTCGGTCGTCGGCGGGCAGGGGTTCGTGCTGGGGCGCGGGAACCAGCAGGTGTCGCCCCGGGTACTCGATGCGGTGCTCGATGGGGGCCGCTTCGGACCGGGTGAGCGGCTGCTCGTCCTTGCCACCCAGCAGAAGCTCGCGGCGCTGAAGGGACGGCCGCTGCTGGCCGACAGCGGCGACGAGGACCTCGACAAGAAGCTCGGCGGGCACGTCCAGGTGATCACTGGATACCGCGAAAGCACGATTTATCGCATCTGTGCGGCAAGTGAGGAGTTCGACAGATGA
- the gcvPB gene encoding aminomethyl-transferring glycine dehydrogenase subunit GcvPB, with product MNTTESFAELPVTPKPPLRRFHQARWDEPIIFELSAPGRRGIAVPEPGAPRVELPDSVSRAQPPKLPEMSQLHVLRHYLRLSQENLGADLNIDVGQGTCTMKYSPKVNDRFAAAIAELHPLQHEDTVQGVLEIYWRLERMLGEISGMARVSLQPGSGSAAIYANIAMIRAYHAARGEARRDQVITTMFSHPSNAACAKTAGYEVITLMPDADGLPDIEALRAAVGPRTAALMITNPEDTGIFNPRIREFVDLVHEAGGLACYDQANANGILGITRARDAGFDLCHFNLHKTFSTPHACGGPAAGACGVSEDLAPFLPGPVVAFDGESYHLETPPASIGKVRPFLGVTPNIVRAYAWIMALGAEGLRQVAETAVLNNNYLMHKILQIPGASAPWDRRRVEQVRYSWQELSEQTGVHSEEIGVRAADFGVHYWTSHHPYVVPEPFTLEPTESYSKEDLDEYALILAHVAEEARRDPEFVKGAPYNQTVHKIDMTPLDDPKEWAPTWRAYVRKHLS from the coding sequence GTGAACACCACGGAGTCCTTCGCCGAGCTCCCCGTCACGCCGAAGCCGCCGCTGCGCCGCTTCCACCAGGCGCGCTGGGACGAGCCGATCATCTTCGAGCTGTCCGCGCCCGGCCGCCGCGGCATCGCCGTGCCCGAGCCCGGCGCGCCCCGCGTCGAGCTGCCCGACTCCGTGAGCCGCGCCCAGCCGCCGAAGCTGCCCGAGATGTCCCAGCTGCACGTGCTGCGACACTACCTGCGGCTGTCGCAGGAGAACCTGGGCGCCGACCTCAACATCGACGTCGGGCAGGGCACCTGCACGATGAAGTACAGCCCCAAGGTCAACGACAGGTTCGCCGCCGCCATCGCCGAGCTGCACCCGCTCCAGCACGAGGACACCGTGCAAGGCGTGCTGGAGATCTACTGGCGGCTCGAACGCATGCTGGGGGAGATCTCCGGCATGGCGCGGGTCTCGCTCCAGCCCGGCTCCGGGTCGGCAGCCATCTACGCCAACATCGCCATGATCCGTGCGTACCACGCGGCCCGCGGCGAGGCGCGCCGTGACCAGGTGATCACCACGATGTTCTCCCACCCGTCGAACGCGGCCTGCGCCAAGACCGCGGGCTACGAGGTCATCACCCTGATGCCGGACGCCGACGGCCTGCCCGACATCGAGGCGCTGCGCGCCGCCGTCGGCCCGCGCACCGCCGCACTGATGATCACCAACCCGGAGGACACGGGCATCTTCAACCCCCGGATCAGGGAGTTCGTGGACCTGGTGCATGAGGCGGGCGGCCTGGCCTGCTACGACCAGGCGAACGCCAACGGCATCCTCGGCATCACCCGCGCTCGCGACGCCGGATTCGACCTGTGCCACTTCAACCTGCACAAGACGTTCTCCACGCCGCACGCCTGCGGCGGCCCCGCGGCCGGGGCGTGCGGCGTCTCCGAGGACCTGGCGCCGTTCCTGCCCGGCCCGGTCGTCGCCTTCGACGGCGAGTCCTACCATCTGGAGACGCCGCCCGCCTCCATCGGCAAGGTGCGGCCGTTCCTCGGCGTCACCCCGAACATCGTGCGCGCCTACGCCTGGATCATGGCGCTCGGCGCCGAGGGCCTGCGGCAGGTCGCCGAGACGGCGGTGCTCAACAACAACTACCTGATGCACAAGATCCTGCAGATACCGGGCGCGTCCGCACCGTGGGACAGGCGCAGGGTCGAGCAGGTGCGCTACTCGTGGCAGGAGCTGTCGGAGCAGACCGGGGTGCACTCGGAGGAGATCGGCGTCAGAGCCGCCGACTTCGGGGTGCACTACTGGACCAGCCACCATCCGTACGTGGTGCCCGAGCCGTTCACGCTGGAGCCCACGGAGTCGTACTCGAAGGAGGACCTCGACGAGTACGCGCTCATCCTGGCGCACGTGGCCGAAGAGGCGCGGCGCGATCCCGAGTTCGTCAAGGGGGCGCCGTACAACCAGACCGTCCACAAGATCGACATGACGCCGCTCGACGACCCCAAGGAGTGGGCGCCCACGTGGCGCGCCTACGTCCGCAAGCACCTGTCATGA